AACCATTAACAATTAACCATTAACAATCAACCATTAACAATCAACCATTAACAATTAACAATTATAAAAATGGCAGTAAATACAAAAATAGCTCTTGTTACCGGAGGCAGCAGAGGTTTAGGAAAAAATATGGCAATTGCAATTGCTAAAAAGGGACTTGATGTAATTATAACGTATAACAGCAAAAAAGATGAAGCAGATGCTGTTGTAAAAGAAATTGAAAACTTAGGACAGAAAGCCGCATCACTTCAATTAAATGTTGCTGACTCAGGAACTTTTGATGCTTTTTTTGAAGCAGTTAAAACAACTTTAAAAGACACATTTAAAACCGATAAATTTGACTTTTTAATAAACAATGCCGGAATCGGAATCCATAATTCTTTCATTGGAACTACGGAAGCTGAATTTGATCAATTAACTAACATTCAGTTCAAAGGTCCATTTTTCCTGACTCAAAAAGGATTAAATGTAATGAATGACGGCGGCGGAATTATAAATATTTCTACTGGTCTGGCAAGATTTTCATTTCCCGGTTATGCAGCTTATGCTTCTATGAAAGGCGCAATTGAAACCTTAACCAAATATCAGGCAAAGGAATTAGGCGCAAGAAAAATCAGAGCCAATGTGGTAGCTCCAGGCGCAATTGAAACTGATTTTGGAGGCGGAGCTGTTCGTGACAATGAACAATTAAACCAGCAAATTGCATCAGTAACGGCTTTAGGAAGAGTTGGTTTACCAGATGATATTGGGGGTGTTGTTGCCTTTTTATGTACTGAAGATGCTCGTTGGGTAAATGCCCAAAGAATAGAAGCTTCTGGTGGAATGAATTTGTAATTTATTTATTTCTGTTGAGAGAATTAAACCCGACAGGTTTTGAAAACCTGTCGGGTTTGCTATTTTAAAACGAGTAATTTTTTTATCCTATCTGAATTGTTTTGATTAAGTTACCCTCTGTATCAAAAAGGAGACTATAATTTTTTCCATCCTTTTTGGTTTTCACTTCATAAGTCATTTTATTTTTGGCGTCTACAACAGAATAAGCTTCTCTGGCAGGTACAGCGGGAGTTTTTACCTTTACTTTAGATTTAGTTTTTGATTTCGTATTTGATTTAATCGGATAATTGGCATCAAGGTAAGCTTGTATCTCTTTTGGCAGTTTACTACCTGGAATCTGCTCTTTATAGGCTTTAAAATTTCCATTGCTTTCATAAACAGCATAAGCCTGAGTATTTCCTGTGGCTTTAAACTTTGCTATAAATGTAATATCATCTTCTTTAGCTCCATATTGCATAGACCAATTTGGATTTTTTTTAGGATATTGCTTTTCAAAAGCTTTTATAATGTTTTCTGACGGAAGAAGAATGCTTTGTGACATTAAAAAGTTACACCACAAAAAGGTAAAAAAGAAAAAAACGTTTTTCATATTCAAAAAATTACAATTAAAAATTGTGGTAAAATTACTACATTTTATGATAAAACGAAATAAACTTTGAGATTTTTAAAAACAAAACAAAACCCGATAAGCATAAGACTCATCGGGTTTGCCGTTTTAAATATAATTGAATTAGTAAGTGTTCGTTAATTTTTTTCTATGCTAACATCAAAGCCTCCATTTTGATCAAAAACAACATCATAAAATTTAGAATCTTTTTCTATGCCCACTTCATAAGTCGTTTTATTTTTATCATTTACAACAACCGCAATTTCTCTTATCGCTTTTAGTGAGTAATTTTTCTTCAAATAGTTCTGTGCCTTTTGTGGCAGCTTGCTTAATGGAATTTGCTGTTCAAAAGCTTTTAAAACGCCTAAGTTGTCATAAACCGCAAGCGCTTTGACATTTTTATCTGTGTTGAATTTTGCTTCGTATCTAATTTCATCATTATCATCGCCAACATAATCAATAGACCAAACCGGAACTTTGTTTGGATATTCTTTTTCAAAAGTAAATTTCACTTTTTCAGGCGGTGTTACTACTTCATTTTGTGCACTTAAAAAACCGCTGCAGCATAAAATTATTATTAAAAGTATGTTTTTCATGATTTGACTATTAAATTAAACAACCAAAAACAGCGTAATAAAATTATTACTTTTTAAATAATTTCCAAATATTTTTTAATAAAAAGAATATTACTTTTTCAGTCTGTCGGTCAATTCCCTTTTGTAGGTTATTCCAATAGGTAATTTTTCATTTTTAATAATGACAAAATCTTTTTCAGTAGTGTCAATTTTGTCCAAAGCCACAATATAAGATTTATGTATACGCATAAAATTTTTCTCCGGAAGACATTTTTCGAGTTCGGTTGTCGTAATTGAGGCCAGATATGTTCGTTTTATCGTATGAAGTTTTACGTAGTTTCCAAAACTCTGCGCGTACAAAAGCTGATCTAATTCGATATCAATAAAATAACCGTCAATTTTTACAGAGATAGAATTTACTATAGCTTCTTCTTCCTTTGCTTTTACATTTTCTGTTGAAAAAAAGCGGTCAACAGCTTTCAAAAATCTTGGAAAATAAATAGGTTTCAGCAAATAATCAATCACTCCGTAATCGTAACTTTCAAGTGCAAATTCAGAATAAGCTGTGGTTAAAATAGTTTTAGGATGATTGGGAATAATTTTCAATAATTCCATACCTGAAATTTCCGGCATATTAATATCCAAAAACATCAAATCAACTTTATTTTCTCTAAGATAATCCATTGCTTCAATGCCATTATATCCCTGAAAAACCAATTCTAACTGCGGATTTTGTTTTATATAATTGGCTAAAACATAATGCGCTGCCGGCTCATCATCAACAATAATGCATTTTTTTGGATCTCTCATTACGCAAATCTTTTCAACTGCAGTTTTAAATCAACAATATAAGTTTTTTTGTTTTCCTGAATATCGAGTGTATAATTTTTTCCGAAAATTAAATTCAGTCTTTCGATTGTATTTTTTAAACCAATTTTGGTAGAAACAACATCTGTTTGTTTTGTCGGAATTGAATTTACAACATGAAGATGAAGCTGTCCGTCTTCAACAGTAATAAAAATCTGAACGAAACATTTTTCAATCGCGCAGGTTCCGTGTTTAAAGGCATTTTCTATAAATGCAATTAAAAGCATTGGCGAAATTTTATAGGCATTTTCGTTGTCAACTTTAGAATCTAAAGTAATATCACAACGATAGCCAACACGTTCTTTTTCAAGCTGAACGTAACTGTTTATAAACTCTAATTCGTCTTCTAAAGATACACATTGTTTACTGTTACTTTCTAATTGATAACGCATTAATTGTGAAACCTTCATAATTAAATCCGGCGTTCTGTCCGGAAATTCTAAGCTGATTCCGTAAAGCGTATTAAAAGTATTAAATAAGAAATGTGGATTCAATTGTCCTTTTAAAGAATTCAACTGCATTTGGTTGAAAAGCAATGCTTCTTCGGTGCGTTTTCTGTGGATTCTGTAGAATTTAAAAACAATAATCGGACTCAGAATACAAACCAAAGTTCCCAAAACGCTTGCCAATTGGTACAAATAACTTCTTTGATGCGAGTTTTGATAGAAATAAAGATTTTTAAACATATCCAGCATGGTAATCTCATACAAAACTATTGAGAAAACAAGAACGCCAAAAAGCGTTAAAAGCAGATAAGTAAAGGGACGACGGGTTTTGAATAGTATTGGAAAAAGAAAGAAACGATTGAACTGGGCATGCATGTAAAGAATACAGTAAAAGAAAATGCCCATTAATACAGATGTTAAAGAACTAAATAACATCCAGTCGTTTTTCAGGGTATATATGGTGAAGGAAAACGCGACGACGGCAATTTCCTGCCACCACTTGTTATCCAGAATATTATCAAATTTTATGCTCATTTTTTCAACTTAAATAGTTCACAAAGTACGGACAAATATTTAATTATTATTTCTAAAAAATGACCAATTGAATTGGTCATTTTTAATTGCAGTACATCACTAAACCTGACTTTTATCAGCATAAGAGAAATAAATTTGTCGCATAATTTCACACTTGAGTTTATGTATTTCAAAAAAATTACCTTATTATTTTTCTTGATTTTTGCCTCAATCGGTTATTCTCAAACCTTGTCTTTAAAAGAAGCAATAAAAACAGGGCTTGAAAATTACGGGTCGGTCAAAGCAAAAAGCAATTACACCAACGCTTCAAAAGAACTCTTAAAACAAACTCGCCGTGATTATCTGCCGAATCTTAATTTATCGGCACAGCAGGATTACGGAACCGTAAATGGACAAAATGGACCATTATACGGATTTGGTGGTTTAGGAGTGGCTTCATCAGGACTTCCGTTGCCGGAACAAAACTGGAATTCGGCTTTTGGCGCACTTTATCTGGTTAACATGAACTGGGATTTTTTCACTTTTGGAAAAACACAGGAAAGAATCAATTTGTCTAAAATTGATGTTCAGGCTAAAGAAAAAGATTTACAGCAGGAAAAATTCCAGCAGGAAATCAAAATTTCTGCTGCTTATTTGAATTTATTAGCGAGCCAGAGATTGTTGATTTCGCAGCAGAAAAATCTGGATCGTGCCGAAGTTTTCAAAAAGACAGCGGTTGCGAGAGTTAAAAACGGATTATTGGCCGGAGTAGATTCTACATTGGCTACAGCCGAAGTTTCAAAAGCTAAAATTGCTTTAAATCTTGCTCGTAACTTCGTAAAAGAACAAAACAACAAACTGGTTGATTTAATGGGCGTTGCGCCACAGGATTTTGTTGCCGATACACTTTTTGTAACGCAGATTCCGAAAGAATTAATTAAGGAAAATGCCGCAACAGACAGTCTTCATCCATTATTACAATACTATAAAACAAAAATAGATTACAGCAATCAGCAGGTTAAACTGTACAAACGTTTTTATTACCCAACAATGAGTGCTTTTGGTGTTTTACAAACCAGAGCTTCGGGATTTGAAAATAGTTATGCGACAGACCAGCATGCTTTTAGCAGAAATTACTGGGATGGCGTGAATCCGGATCGTACCAATTATTTGGTTGGAGTTGGGATTACATGGAATTTAACGACGCCTTTTAGATCAAGCAAACAAGTAAGCGCTCAGAAATTTGTTTCTCAGGCTTTACAGGAAGAATACAATCAGGCCGACAGAGAACTGAAATCGCAGTTGACTTTTGCTGAAGATAAAATCAAAATTACGCTTGAAAATTATGCCGAAGCGCCAATTCAGGTTGATGCCGCAAAAAGAGCTTACATTCAGAAATCGACTTTATATAAAAACGGTTTAACCGATTTAACTGATTTGACACAAACGATTTACACTTTAAACCGTGCCGAAATCGATCGTGATATTGTCAATAATAATGTATGGCAGTCGTTCTTGCTGAAAGTTGCTGCAACGGGCAATTTTGACTTATTTATAAATGAATTTTAATTATAGATCTCAATGAATTTAATACGCTTTGCACTCCGCAAACCCATTTCCATATTAGTATTGGTTGCGGGTCTATTTTTCTTCGGAATTGGTGCCATCAAAGACATTAAGGTAGATATTCTGCCAAAAATGAATTTGCCGGTTATATACATCGCGCATCCGTTTGGAGGTTATACACCAGACCAGATGGAGGCTTATTTTGCCAAAAACTACGTAAACGTTTTACCATTTTCTAACGGTATCAAATCCGTAGAAACCAAAAATATTCAGGGGTTAATGATCATGAAATTAACCTATTATGAAGGAACCAACATGGCGCAGGCTGCTGCCGAGTTAAGTGCGCTTTCAAACCGTATTCAGGCGGCTTTTCCTCCGGGAACACAGCCTCCGTTTATCATTCGTTTTGATGCTTCTTCATTGCCAATTGGGCAACTGGTTTTGAGCAGTAAAATACGTTCAAACAACGAATTACAGGATTTAGCCAACGTTTACGTTCGTGCTTCCTTTACTTCTATTCCCGGTTTATTATCTCCGGCTCCCTTCGGAGGAAGCCCAAGAACTATTGAAGTAAACGTAGATCCGGATTTATTGCGTTCGCACAATATGACACCAGATCAAATTGTTGAAGCAATTCGTGTAAACAACCAGACGGCTCCATCAGGAAACGTGCGTATGGGCGATAAAAACTACATTACGCCAACCAACAATACGATTAAAGAAGTTAAAGATTTCGAACAGATTCCGTTATTCAAAGGAAGTGTACAAAATTTAAAATTAGGTGATGTGGCAACGGTAAAAGAC
The sequence above is a segment of the Flavobacterium sp. genome. Coding sequences within it:
- a CDS encoding SDR family oxidoreductase, giving the protein MAVNTKIALVTGGSRGLGKNMAIAIAKKGLDVIITYNSKKDEADAVVKEIENLGQKAASLQLNVADSGTFDAFFEAVKTTLKDTFKTDKFDFLINNAGIGIHNSFIGTTEAEFDQLTNIQFKGPFFLTQKGLNVMNDGGGIINISTGLARFSFPGYAAYASMKGAIETLTKYQAKELGARKIRANVVAPGAIETDFGGGAVRDNEQLNQQIASVTALGRVGLPDDIGGVVAFLCTEDARWVNAQRIEASGGMNL
- a CDS encoding TolC family protein, whose translation is MYFKKITLLFFLIFASIGYSQTLSLKEAIKTGLENYGSVKAKSNYTNASKELLKQTRRDYLPNLNLSAQQDYGTVNGQNGPLYGFGGLGVASSGLPLPEQNWNSAFGALYLVNMNWDFFTFGKTQERINLSKIDVQAKEKDLQQEKFQQEIKISAAYLNLLASQRLLISQQKNLDRAEVFKKTAVARVKNGLLAGVDSTLATAEVSKAKIALNLARNFVKEQNNKLVDLMGVAPQDFVADTLFVTQIPKELIKENAATDSLHPLLQYYKTKIDYSNQQVKLYKRFYYPTMSAFGVLQTRASGFENSYATDQHAFSRNYWDGVNPDRTNYLVGVGITWNLTTPFRSSKQVSAQKFVSQALQEEYNQADRELKSQLTFAEDKIKITLENYAEAPIQVDAAKRAYIQKSTLYKNGLTDLTDLTQTIYTLNRAEIDRDIVNNNVWQSFLLKVAATGNFDLFINEF
- a CDS encoding histidine kinase: MSIKFDNILDNKWWQEIAVVAFSFTIYTLKNDWMLFSSLTSVLMGIFFYCILYMHAQFNRFFLFPILFKTRRPFTYLLLTLFGVLVFSIVLYEITMLDMFKNLYFYQNSHQRSYLYQLASVLGTLVCILSPIIVFKFYRIHRKRTEEALLFNQMQLNSLKGQLNPHFLFNTFNTLYGISLEFPDRTPDLIMKVSQLMRYQLESNSKQCVSLEDELEFINSYVQLEKERVGYRCDITLDSKVDNENAYKISPMLLIAFIENAFKHGTCAIEKCFVQIFITVEDGQLHLHVVNSIPTKQTDVVSTKIGLKNTIERLNLIFGKNYTLDIQENKKTYIVDLKLQLKRFA
- a CDS encoding LytTR family DNA-binding domain-containing protein — protein: MRDPKKCIIVDDEPAAHYVLANYIKQNPQLELVFQGYNGIEAMDYLRENKVDLMFLDINMPEISGMELLKIIPNHPKTILTTAYSEFALESYDYGVIDYLLKPIYFPRFLKAVDRFFSTENVKAKEEEAIVNSISVKIDGYFIDIELDQLLYAQSFGNYVKLHTIKRTYLASITTTELEKCLPEKNFMRIHKSYIVALDKIDTTEKDFVIIKNEKLPIGITYKRELTDRLKK